In Oreochromis aureus strain Israel breed Guangdong linkage group 15, ZZ_aureus, whole genome shotgun sequence, a single genomic region encodes these proteins:
- the LOC116312326 gene encoding NLR family CARD domain-containing protein 3-like — MDQCGEHESRTKLQRKIKHRKRDSPVPSCVSMESDWSKGPHVDLKDGHHPVDPKRSLQQRPHSPVSSSVSMQSERSKGPHVDFKREQRCDLGKILQQRPHSSVSSSVSMKSDRSKGPHVDFKHEQSPDDARKVRQQQQHSPVSSSVSMQSERSKGPHVDFKHEQKSDPGKVRQQQQHSPVSSSVSMQSERSKGPHADFKHEQKPDDPGVQHAQQDQKDLDSIFTKLEESIISFVKDELKKFQRILSPDDSAGLESERADGEDVEERRSSRESFLKITLYFLRRMKEKELADHLRSRTHNTVCQYKLKSSLKTKFQCVFEGIAKAGNPTLLNQIYTELYITEGGTAEASDEHEVRQIETASRKPDRPETTIRQEDIFTVSPGRDEPIRTVLTKGVAGIGKTVLTQKFTLDWAEDKVNQDIQFMFPFTFRELNVLKEKKFSLVELVHHFFTETKEAGICSFEDFQVVFIFDGLDECRLPLDFHKTKILTDPRKSTSVDVLLTNLIRGKLLPSARLWITTRPAAANQILSQSVHRVTEVRGFTDPQKEEYFRKRFKEKEQANRIISHINKSRSLHIMCHIPVFCWITATVLEDVLKTREGGALPKTLTEMYIHFLVVQAKMKKVKYDEGTEIDQHWSPESKKMIESLGKLAFDQLQKGNLIFYESDLTECGIDIRAASVYSGVFTQIFKEERGLYQNKVFCFIHLSVQEFLAALHVHLTFINSGVNMLEDQMASKKPKVFKNKSSLKLLHQIAVDKALQSPNGHLDLFLRFFLGLSLPSSQSLLRGLQKTVGSESNQKTAKYIKKKINDNEATEQNINLFHCLNELNDCSLVEEIQQFLSSGSLSTDKLSSAQWSALVFILLSSDEDLDIFDLKKYSASEEAFLRLLPVVKASNRALLGACNLSGGSWKDLSSILQFSSLKELDLSNNDLQDSGMLQLSVGLKSAHCKLEILRMAVCKLSWRSSEALSTVLRSESCSLRELDLSNNDLQDSGVRGLLAGLESPHCKLETLSLSGCLIRHDGCASLAAALRSNPSHLRKLDLSYNHPGDSGVGLLSTGLKSPLWRLDILKVENCGEQRLKPGLRKYACELTLDRNTAHRKLKLSENDRKVTLVGEKEQTYPNHSDRFDRREQLLCSNRLTGRCYWEVEWRGEVDIAVTYRGIKRKGNSEDCRFGMNDQSWCLRCSDGGFSVCHNNKIRSVPPSSVSNRVAVYVDCPAGTLSFYRVSSDKLIHLHTFDTSFTEPLYAGFGFVFGLGVESLMLSIDSSVSLCSV; from the exons ATGGATCAGTGCGGGGAACATGAGAGTCGAACCAAACtgcagag GAAGATCAAACACCGCAAACGGGACTCGCCTGTACCCAGCTGTGTCTCCATGGAGAGCGATTGGTCCAAGGGTCCACATGTTGACCTCAAAGATGGACATCACCCTGTTGATCCAAA GAGGAGCCTGCAGCAGAGACCACACTCGCCTGTATCCAGCAGTGTGTCCATGCAGAGTGAGCGGTCCAAGGGTCCACATGTCGACTTTAAACGTGAACAGAGGTGTGACCTTGG GAAAATCCTGCAGCAGAGACCACACTCTTCTGTATCCAGCAGTGTGTCCATGAAGAGCGATCGGTCAAAGGGTCCACATGTCGACTTTAAACATGAACAGAGCCCTGATGATGCAAG GAAGGTcagacaacagcagcagcactctcCTGTATCTAGCAGTGTGTCCATGCAGAGCGAGCGGTCCAAGGGTCCACATGTTGACTTTAAACATGAACAGAAGTCTGACCCAGG GAAGGTcagacaacagcagcagcactctcCTGTATCCAGCAGTGTGTCCATGCAGAGCGAGCGGTCCAAGGGTCCACATGCTGACTTTAAACATGAACAGAAGCCTGATGATCCAGG AGTTCAGCATGCCCAGCAGGATCAAAAAGACCTCGACTCCATCTTCACT AAACTGGAGGAGAGCATCATCAGTTTTGTGAAGGATGAGCTGAAAAAATTCCAGAGGATTCTGAGCCCAGATGACTCAGCGGGATTGGAGAGTGAGAGAGCAGATGGTGAAGAtgtggaggagaggaggagcagcagagaATCATTTTTGAAAATCACACTTTATTTCTTGAGAAGAATGAAAGAGAAGGAGCTGGCCGACCATCTCCGGAGCA gaACTCATAATACTGTGTGTCAATATAAGCTGAAGTCTAGCCTAAAGacgaagttccagtgtgtgttcgAGGGGattgctaaagcaggaaacccaacccttctgaatcagatctacacagagctctacatcacagagggagggactgcagaggccagtgatgaacatgaggtcagacagattgaaacagcatccaggaaaccagacagaccagaaacaacaatccgacaagaagacatctttacagtctcacctggaagagatgaaccaatcagaacagtgctgacaaaaggagtggctggcattggtaAAACAGTCCTAAcacagaagttcactctggactgggctgaagacaaagtcaaccaggacatccagttcatgtttccattcactttcagagagctgaatgtgctgaaagagaaaaagttcagtttggtggaacttgttcatcacttctttactgaaaccaaagaagcaggaatctgcagctttgaagacttccaggttgtgttcatctttgatggtctggatgagtgtcgacttcctctggacttccacaaaactaaaatcctcactgaccctagaaagtccacctcagtggatgtgctgctgacaaacctcatcaggggaaaGCTGCTTCCttctgctcgcctctggataaccacacgacctgcagcagccaatcagattctTTCCCAGTCTGTTCACAGGGTGACAGAGGtaagagggttcactgacccacagaaggaggagtacttcagaaAGAGATTCAAAGAAAAGGAGCAGGCCaacaggatcatctcccacatcaacaaatcacgaagcctccacatcatgtgccacatcccagtcttctgctggatcactgctacagttctggaggatgtgctgaaaaCCAGAGAGGGGGGAgcgctgcccaagaccctgactgagatgtacattcacttcctggtggttcaagCCAAaatgaagaaggtcaagtatgacgAAGGAACTGAGATAGATCagcactggagtccagagagcaagaagatgattgagtctctgggaaaattggcttttgatcagctgcagaaaggaaacctgatcttctatgaatcagacctgacagagtgtggcattgACATCAgggcagcctcagtgtactcaggagtgttcacacagatctttaaagaggagagagggctgTACCAgaacaaggtgttctgcttcatccatctgagtgttcaggagtttctggctgctcttcatgtccatcttaCATTCATCAACTCTGGGGTCAACATGCTGGAAGATCAAATGGCTTCTAAGAAGCCTAAggtctttaaaaacaaatctaGTCTAAAACTCCTTCATCAGATTGCTGtggacaaggccttacagagtccaaatggacacctggacttgttcctccgcttcttCCTTGGGCTTTCACTGCCGAGCAGTCAGAGTCTCTTAAGAGGACTCCAGAAAACAGTAGGTTCAGAGTCCAATCAGAAAACGGCCAAGTATATAAAGAAAAAGATCAATGATAATGAGGCTACTGAGCAaaacatcaatctgttccactgtctgaatgaactgaatgattgttctctagtggaggagattcAACAGTTCCTGAGTTCAGGAAGTCTCTCTACAGATAAATTGTCttctgctcagtggtcagctctggtcttcatcttactgtcatcagatgAAGATCTGGACAtatttgacttgaagaaatactctgcttcagaagAAGCTTTTCTAAGGCtactgccagtggtcaaagcctccaacagaGCTCT GCTAGGTGCTTGTAACCTGTCAGGGGGAAGCTGGAAAGATCTTTCCTCAATTCTCCAATTTTCTAGTCTGAAAGAGCTGGACCTTAGTAACAATGACCTGCAAGATTCAGGAATGCTGCAGCTATCTGTGGGACTGAAGAGTGCACACTGTAAACTGGAAATTCTCAG GATGGCTGTGTGCAAACTGTCGTGGAGAAGCAGTGAAGCCCTGTCCACAGTTCTCCGCTCTGAGTCCTGTAGCCTGAGAGAGCTGGATCTGAGTAACAATGACTTGCAGGATTCTGGCGTAAGAGGGTTGTTAGCTGGACTGGAAAGCCCACACTGTAAACTTGAAACTCTTAG CCTCTCAGGTTGTCTGATCAGACATGATGGCTGTGCTTCTCTGGCTGCAGCTCTGAGATCTAACCCCTCCCATCTTAGAAAGCTGGACCtaagctacaatcatccaggagactcaggagTAGGACTGCTGTCCACTGGACTGAAAAGCCCACTCTGGAGACTCGACATTCTGAA GGTGGAAAACTGTGGAGAACAAAGGTTAAAACCTGGTCTGAGAAAAT ATGCCTGTGAACTTACACTGGACAgaaacacagcacacagaaagctGAAACTTTCTGAAAACGACAGAAAAGTTACGCTGGTAGGAGAGAAGGAGCAAACTTATCCCAATCACTCAGACAGATTTGACCGTAGGGAGCAGCTGTTGTGCAGTAATCgcctgactggtcgctgttactgggaggtggagtggagaggagaAGTTGACATAGCCGTAACTTACAGAGGAATAAAACGGAAAGGAAACAGTGAAGACTGCAGGTTTGGAATGAATGATCAATCGTGGTGTCTGCGATGCTCTGATGGTGGCTTCTCTGTCTGCCATAATAACAAAATCAGATCAGTCCCTCCCTCTTCggtctctaacagagtagcagtgtatgtggattgtcctgctggcactctgtccttctacagagtctcttCTGACAaactgatccacctccacaccttcgaCACCTCATTCACTGAACCTCTGTATGCTGGGTTTGGATTTGTGTTTGGGTTGGGCGTCGAGTCTTTGATGCTGTCAATTGactcctctgtgtctctgtgttcagTATAG
- the LOC116312434 gene encoding NLR family CARD domain-containing protein 3-like, which translates to MDQCEDREEGVPPSKSTLCGEHESKTKAQSFYQKTQAPPSSTGLSFKSNRSMIQPIIFKDEDKHAHYRINKETLLSTSLSCMSMKSDRSMIQPITFSNRERSVDTGVLQSSETLSGQSDLDSIFTTLEENMFSFLKNELKKMRKVMLSDYPEWLECQREDEEVLEAEDEEQRRSSRESFLKITLHFLRRMKQEKLAECLQSRTRAAKCQKTLKSNLKKKFQCVFEGIAKAGSSALLNQIYTELYITEGGTAGVNDEHEIRQIEMASRKSDRPETTIRQKDIFKASPGRDETNRTVLTKGVAGIGKTVLTQKFTLDWAEDKANQDIQFMFPFTFRELNVLKEKKFSLVELVQHFFPETKEAGICSFEDFQIVFIFDGLDECRLPLDFHNTETLTDVTESTSVDVLVINLIRGKLVPSARLWITTRPAAANQLPPECVGTVTEVRGFTDPQKEEYFRKRFTEKEKANRIISHIKTSQSLHIMCHIPVFCWITATVLEDVLKTREGGALPKTLTEMYIHFLVVQAKVKKVKYDGGTEIDQHWSPESKKMIESLGKLAFDQLQKGNLIFYESDLTDFEVIIKDASVYSGVFTQIFKEERGLYQDKVFCFIHLSVQEFLAALHVHLTFINSGINLLEKQQKTDQYSLKHLHQSAVDKALESSNGHLDLFLRFLLGLSLQSNQALLKGLLTQTGSSSNTDVETVQYIKKKKISGNQSAEKSINLFHCLNELNDGSLVEEIQQSLTSGSLSTDKLSPAQWSALVFILLSSKEDLDVFDLKEYSATEDALLRLLPVVKASKKALLSCCNLSWRICEALSSVLSSQSSSLRELDVSNNDLQDSGMKLLSGGLKSVHCKLETLSLSGCLITKDGGESLVLALRSNPSHLRNLDLSYNHPGDSYVEELSKGLKNTQWRLDNLRVDHCGEQWLKPGLLKYSRELTVDTNTVNRNLRLSDNNRKVTRVRQDQPYPDHPDRFDCWPQLLCRNGLTGRCYWELEWEGEVYIAVSYRRIQRKKKSDECWFGGNDQSWSLSCSDGGYSVWHNNRETFISSSVSDRVAVYVDCPAGTLSFYRVCSDTLIHLHTFSITLTESLYAGFGFGFWSSESSLSLCS; encoded by the exons atggatcagtgtgaggacagagaggagggagtccctccctctaaatccactctgtgtggggaacatgagagcaagaccaaagctcagag tttcTATCAGAAAACACAAGCCCCTCCTTCATCCACCGGTTTGTCCTTCAAGAGTAATCGATCTATGATTCAACCCATTATATTCAAAGATGAAGACAAACATGCACATTATAG aATCAATAAGGAGACACTGTTGTCTACTTCACTGAGCTGTATGTCAATGAAGAGTGACCGATCTATGATTCAACCAATAACCTTTTCAAACAGAGAGCGGTCTGTTGATACAGG tgttttgcagAGCTCAGAGACTCTCAGTGGTCAGTCTGatctggactccatatttacg ACGCTGGAGGAGAACatgttcagttttttaaagaaTGAGCTGAAGAAGATGAGGAAGGTCATGCTTTCAGACTATCCAGAATGGTTAGAGTGTCAGagggaggatgaggaggtgCTGGAGGCTGAGGATGAAGAACAGAGGAGAAGCAGCAGAGAGTCATTTTTGAAGATCACGCTGCACTTCCTtaggagaatgaagcaggagaAGCTGGCAGAgtgtctgcagagca gaACTCGTGCtgcaaagtgccaaaaaaccCTGAAGTCTAACCTGAaaaagaagttccagtgtgtgtttgaggggatcgctaaagcaggaagctcagcccttctgaatcagatatacacagagctctacatcacagaagGAGGGACTGCAggggtcaatgatgaacatgagatCAGACAAATTGAAATGGCATCCAGGAAATcggacagaccagaaacaacaatccgacaaaaagacatctttaaagcctcacctggaagagatgaaacaaacagaacagtgctgacaaagggagtggctggcattgggaaaacagtcctaacacagaagttcactctggactgggctgaagacaaagccaaccaggacatccagttcatgtttccattcactttcagagagctgaatgtgctgaaagagaaaaagttcagcttggtggaacttgttcaacACTTCTTtcctgaaaccaaagaagcaggaatctgcagctttgaagacttccagattgtgttcatctttgatggtctggatgagtgtcgacttcctctggacttccacaacaCTGAGACCCTGACTGATGTTACagagtccacctcagtggatgtactggtgataaacctcatcaggggaaaACTTgttccctctgctcgcctctggataaccacacgacctgcagcagccaatcagctccCTCCTGAGTGTGTTGGCACGGTGACAGAGGtaagagggttcactgacccacagaaggaggagtacttcagaaAGAGATTcacagaaaaggaaaaggccaacaggatcatctcccacatcaagacatcacaaagcctccacatcatgtgccacatcccagtcttctgctggatcactgctacagttctggaggatgtgctgaaaaccagagagggaggagcgctgcccaagaccctgactgagatgtacatccacttcctggtggttcaggccaaagtgaagaaggtcaagtatgatggaggaacTGAGATAGATCagcactggagtccagagagcaagaagatgattgagtctctgggaaaactggcttttgatcagctgcagaaaggaaacctgatcttctatgaatcagacctgacagattTTGAAGTAATTATCAAGGatgcctcagtgtactcaggagtgttcacacagatctttaaagaggagagagggctgtaccaggacaaggtgttctgcttcatccatctgagtgttcaggagtttctggctgctcttcatgtccatctgaccttcatcaactctggaatCAACCTGCTGgagaaacagcaaaaaacagATCAGTATTCTTTAAAACATCTCCACCAGAGTGCAGTGGACAAGGCCTTAGAGAGTTCAAATGgtcacctggacttgttcctccgcttcctccttgGGCTTTCACTGCAGTCCAATCAGGCTCTCCTAAAAGGTCtactgacacagacaggaagtagttcAAATACTGATGtggaaacagtccagtacatcaagaagaagaagatcagtGGTAAtcagtctgcagagaaaagcattaatctgttccactgtctgaatgaactgaatgatggttctctagtggaggagatccaacagtctcTGACTTCAGGAAGTCTGTCCACAGATAAActttctcctgctcagtggtcagctctggtcttcatcttattGTCATCAAAGGAAGATCTTGATGTATTTGACCTGAAGGAATACTCTGCTACTGAGGATGCTCTTCTGAGGCTTCTGCCAGTAGTCAAAGCCTCAAAGAAAGCTCT gctGAGCTGTTGTAACTTGTCATGGAGAATCTGTGAAGCTCTTTCatcagttctcagctcccagtcttctagtctgagagagctggacgtGAGTAACAATGACCTGCAAGATTCTGGCATGAAGCTGTTGTCTGGTGGACTAAAAAGTGTACACTGTAAACTTGAAACTCTCAG TCTCTCAGGTTGTCTGATCACAAAAGATGGAGGTGAATCTTTGGTCTTGGCTTTGAGGTctaacccctcccatctgagaaaTCTTGAtttgagctacaatcatccaggagactctTATGTGGAGGAGCTTTCTAAGGGACTGAAGAATACTCAGTGGAGACTTGACAATCTAAG AGTGGACCATTGCGGAGAGCAGTGGCTAAAACCTGGACTACTGAAGT ATTCCCGTGAACTCACAGTGGATACCAACACAGTGAACAGAAACCTCAGACtatctgacaacaacaggaaggtgacacgtgtgAGACAGGACCAgccatatcctgatcatccagacagatttgactgctggcctcagctgctgtgtagaaatggtctgactggtcgctgttactgggagttGGAGTGGGAAGGAGAGGTTTATATagcagtgagttacagaagaatccaaaggaaaaaaaagagtgatgAGTGTTGGTTTGGAgggaatgatcagtcctggagtctgagctGCTCTGATGGTGGTTACTCTGTGTGGCACAATAACAGAGAAACATTCATCTCCTCCTCGGTCTCTgacagagtagcagtgtatgtggactgtcctgctggcactctgtccttctacagggtctgctctgacactctgatccacctccacaccttcagcATCACATTGACTGAATCTCTGTATGCTGGGTTTGGATTTGGGTTCTGGTCATCTGAATCTTCACTTTCTCTGTGTTCTTAG